The proteins below come from a single Chryseobacterium sp. MA9 genomic window:
- a CDS encoding lipopolysaccharide assembly protein LapB, translated as MKRGICLCIILLGFNNITAQSAKIDSEKLLEYYETQRYADAAKYLQSIYPGDTQDVKALSQIAYCNMMAGKLPEAEKNYIKINTIQPNSLPTLFSLASINSRRGNATNAKAYLQQIIQLDSLNFNAYKQLATYADTPENKLYYLKKASSLNSTDPDVAYDLSLAYSGLKQYLPAYDVLKTAIASDTENFTLQQTLLPVANQLAKYPEVIEIGEKLLKNHADVNVMNDMGQAYFYVKEYQKCISLYKMLEDMGVQNEGTLYFMALSYRELKDYNNAAIYAQKTIDEAISDHTTLYYAALAGIYEAKNQYNEAVTAYKRGLTFGTSNIIYYRLGLLYDLNLKQPKNAATYYQLYLKNHPDQEKEKDQIAYAKGRIPVLK; from the coding sequence ATGAAAAGAGGAATTTGCTTGTGCATTATACTATTGGGCTTTAACAATATCACTGCTCAGTCTGCAAAAATTGACTCTGAAAAGCTTCTTGAATATTATGAGACACAACGCTATGCCGATGCTGCCAAATACCTTCAAAGCATATATCCCGGAGATACACAGGATGTAAAAGCTCTTTCACAAATAGCCTACTGTAATATGATGGCCGGAAAACTCCCGGAAGCAGAGAAAAATTACATAAAAATCAATACCATTCAACCAAACAGTCTCCCCACTCTATTTAGTCTGGCCAGCATCAATTCCAGACGGGGCAATGCAACCAATGCCAAGGCTTATCTTCAACAGATCATTCAGCTGGATAGTCTTAACTTCAATGCTTATAAACAGCTTGCCACCTATGCAGATACTCCTGAAAACAAACTGTACTACCTCAAAAAAGCCAGCTCCCTGAATTCTACTGATCCTGATGTAGCTTATGATCTTTCTCTGGCTTACAGTGGTCTGAAACAATACCTGCCTGCTTATGATGTTTTAAAAACAGCCATTGCTTCTGATACTGAAAATTTCACTTTACAACAGACCCTATTACCAGTTGCCAATCAACTCGCCAAGTATCCGGAAGTGATTGAAATTGGTGAAAAACTCCTGAAAAACCATGCTGATGTGAATGTAATGAATGATATGGGACAGGCGTATTTTTATGTAAAGGAATATCAGAAATGCATCAGTCTTTATAAAATGCTGGAAGATATGGGAGTACAAAACGAAGGTACACTCTATTTCATGGCCCTAAGCTATCGTGAACTGAAAGATTATAACAATGCTGCCATCTATGCACAGAAGACTATTGATGAAGCTATTTCAGATCACACCACTCTATATTATGCTGCATTGGCAGGCATCTATGAAGCCAAAAATCAGTATAATGAAGCTGTAACAGCTTATAAAAGGGGATTAACCTTTGGTACAAGTAATATTATTTATTACCGTTTAGGACTTCTTTATGATCTGAATCTGAAACAGCCTAAGAATGCGGCCACCTACTATCAGCTGTACCTTAAAAACCATCCGGATCAGGAAAAAGAAAAAGATCAGATTGCATATGCAAAAGGCAGAATTCCTGTTTTAAAGTAA
- a CDS encoding DinB family protein — protein MEIKTVQSFINYYEKIRERTNRIIAVVPPEHIDYSYKPGKFTIGDQIRHIATIERYMYGETIRGKKSAYPGCGKELADGYENTVKFFNEMHRQTLEIINGLSEEDFTRKCLTPANSEISVWKWLRAMIEHEIHHRAELYIYLNLLDVKTPQIYGFSAEEVQKLSVKL, from the coding sequence ATGGAAATAAAAACTGTACAATCATTCATCAATTATTATGAGAAAATAAGGGAGAGAACTAACCGCATTATCGCAGTTGTTCCGCCTGAACATATAGATTACTCCTACAAACCAGGGAAATTTACCATTGGTGATCAGATAAGACATATTGCCACCATAGAAAGGTATATGTATGGAGAAACGATTAGAGGAAAGAAAAGTGCTTATCCGGGATGTGGAAAAGAACTGGCTGACGGATATGAAAATACTGTGAAGTTTTTCAATGAAATGCACAGACAAACGTTAGAAATTATCAATGGCCTTTCAGAGGAAGATTTCACCCGCAAATGCCTGACTCCGGCCAACAGTGAAATTTCTGTCTGGAAATGGCTCCGCGCCATGATAGAACATGAGATTCATCACAGAGCAGAATTATACATCTATCTCAATCTTTTGGATGTAAAAACACCGCAGATCTACGGATTTTCTGCCGAAGAAGTTCAGAAATTGAGCGTGAAACTATAG